The Engystomops pustulosus chromosome 4, aEngPut4.maternal, whole genome shotgun sequence genome contains a region encoding:
- the LOC140127960 gene encoding G protein-coupled receptor kinase 5-like, which translates to MELENIVANTVLLKAREGGGGKRKGRSKKWREILKFPHISQCEELRKQLDRDYPSICEKQPIGCQLFRQFCETRKHLFKIILFLDAVANYELCSDEKRKETGEKIINRFLTSTSRDYVPEIPDSLMEECILNFEKNPSKEIFSSCISLLQEFLRGSPFREYQESMYFDRFLQWKSLERQAVTKDTFRQYRVLGKGGFGEVCACQVRATGKMYACKKLEKKRIKKRKGESMALNEKQILEKVNSRFVVSLAYAYETKDALCLVLTIMNGGDLKFHIYNMGNPGFEEERVVFYAAEICCGLDHLHQEGIVYRDLKPENILLDDDGHIRISDLGLAIKIPDGESIRGRVGTVGYMAPEVIKNERYTFSPDWWGLGCIIYEMIGGQSPFRARKERVKREEVEKRVQEEQESYSDKFTEDAKSICKMLLAKDPKQRLGCNEQGAGQVKQHPFLRNINFKRLEAGMMKPPFVPDPRAVYCKDVLDIEQFSTVKGVNLDKTDNDFYAKFATGCVPIPWQNEMIETECFKDLNIFGPNGTRSPDLDWRQLPEPPKRSLLQRIFRRHPADYGITPNDSSLSNVNTTNHHFQSRPTTANVSS; encoded by the exons GTGGAGGCGGTAAAAGGAAAGGGCGAAGTAAAAAATGGAGGGAAATCCTAAAGTTTCCACATATCAGCCAGTGTGAAGAATTACGCAAACAGCTGG ACAGGGACTACCCCAGCATCTGTGAAAAACAGCCAATAGGATGCCAACTTTTTCGCCAATTCTGTGAAACGAGAAAACATCTTTTCAAAATAATCCTCTTCCTGGATGCAGTG GCAAATTATGAATTGTGCTCAGACGAGAAGAGGAAAGAAACGGGAGAGAAGATTATCAATAGGTTCCTTACCTCAACG TCTCGCGACTATGTGCCAGAAATCCCAGATTCTCTAATGGAGGAATGTATATTGAACTTTGAAAAGAACCCCAGCAAGGAGATCTTCAGCAGTTGTATTAG CCTTCTCCAGGAGTTCCTGCGGGGGTCACCGTTCAGAGAGTACCAGGAGAGCATGTACTTTGACCGCTTCCTGCAGTGGAAAAGTCTTGAAAG ACAAGCCGTGACAAAGGACACTTTCCGGCAATACCGGGTGCTAGGAAAAGGAGGATTCGGAGAG GTGTGCGCCTGCCAGGTCCGTGCCACAGGGAAGATGTACGCCTGTAAAAAGCTGGAGAAGAAGCGGATCAAGAAGAGGAAAGGGGAATCCATGGCGCTGAACGAGAAGCAGATCCTGGAGAAAGTGAACAGCCGCTTTGTG GTCAGCTTGGCGTACGCCTATGAGACTAAAGACGCCCTGTGTCTGGTGCTCACCATCATGAATGGCGGAGACCTCAAATTCCACATATACAACATGGGCAATCCCGGCTTCGAGGAGGAACGCGTGGTCTTCTATGCTGCTGAAATCTGTTGTGGGCTAGATCACCTGCACCAGGAAGGGATCGTATACAG GGACCTGAAACCAGAAAACATCCTCTTAGATGATGATG GTCACATCCGGATCTCAGATTTGGGGTTGGCCATCAAAATTCCAGATGGAGAGAGTATTCGCGGACGAGTGGGAACTGTGGGATATATGG CTCCAGAAGTCATTAAGAATGAGAGATATACATTTAGCCCCGACTGGTGGGGGCTGGGCTGCATCATATACGAGATGATAGGGGGACAGTCTCCATTCCGCGCCCGGAAGGAACGGGTGAAAAGGGAAGAGGTGGAGAAACGAGTCCAAGAAGAACAAGAGTCGTATTCTGATAAGTTCACAGAAGACGCAAAGTCTATATGTAAGATG CTATTAGCCAAAGACCCAAAGCAGCGGCTGGGGTGCAACGAGCAGGGTGCTGGCCAGGTGAAGCAGCATCCATTTCTCAGGAATATCAATTTCAAGAGGCTGGAAGCTGGGATGATGAAGCCGCCTTTTGTGCCGGAT cCCCGGGCCGTGTATTGTAAGGACGTGCTGGACATTGAGCAGTTTTCAACAGTCAAAGGGGTCAACTTGGATAAAACGGACAATGATTTCTACGCCAAGTTCGCCACTGGCTGTGTGCCAATCCCCTGGCAGAATGAG ATGATTGAGACCGAATGCTTCAAGGATCTCAACATCTTTGGACCAAATGGGACTCGCTCTCCGGACCTTGACTGGAGGCAACTTCCAGAACCGCCAAAACGTAGCCTGCTGCAACGGATCTTCCGAAGACAT CCGGCGGACTATGGTATCACCCCCAATGACTCGTCCCTTTCCAACGTCAACACCACAAACCACCACTTCCAAAGCAGACCCACAACGGCCAACGTGTCGTCTTGA